In Stieleria varia, one genomic interval encodes:
- a CDS encoding FAD-dependent oxidoreductase, with the protein MSHRFLIALVVLSLICIGGLQSNHQTSAQAQSQAEQSTDLVIYGGTSAGIAAAVQAKRMGMSVVVIEPSDRVGGLTTGGLGQTDIGNKSAIGGIAREFYQDIAKHYAQPEAWKWQTQEQYRSDGQSRTQQGEDAMWTFEPSAALSVYQRWIDENKIDVVYGQRLDRDAGVMMTRSRPARIIGIRMESGETYRGKMFIDATYEGDLLATAGVSYTVGREANSQYGETLNGVQTRMARHHQLFKGIDPYVVPGNADSGLLPHIDPEGPGIEGGADHRVQAYCFRMCLTDHPENRIEFHQPEGYRPEWYELMLRNYEAGENSAPWINSPMPNRKTDTNNRTGFSTDFIGQNYDYPEASYERREQIVAEHRLYQQGLMWTLANHPRVPLSVRKSVSRWGMCKDEFTDGNGWQNQLYIREARRMVGEYVMTQKNCQGVAVPDPVGLAAYTMDSHNQQRYVDADGHVRNEGDVQVGGFPPYGISYRSILPQAEEVSNLLVPVCLSATHIAFGSIRMEPVFMVLGQSAATAAKLAIDENKRLHDVQYDKLAETLKENGQILEHVGPKPVAGIDPSKLPGVVVDNDGATLKGPWMTSSSSSPRVGHDYMHDGDDHKGECVATYVAKLPAPGDYRVVLFWPPYSNRATNAAVTVIDADGRRTTVHVNQRNLASKGQHVVGTYSFSQSATVEITNADSDGHVIADAVQFIAADDVDEVSDTAEPKSGTPR; encoded by the coding sequence ATGTCTCACCGTTTTCTGATCGCGTTGGTCGTGCTCTCACTGATTTGTATTGGTGGCCTCCAGTCGAATCATCAAACTTCAGCTCAAGCTCAGTCGCAAGCAGAACAGTCGACCGACTTGGTGATCTACGGCGGGACTTCGGCGGGCATCGCGGCGGCGGTGCAGGCCAAACGCATGGGAATGAGCGTGGTCGTCATCGAACCGTCCGATCGTGTCGGTGGGCTGACCACCGGTGGGCTTGGGCAAACCGATATCGGCAACAAGTCCGCGATCGGAGGCATCGCTCGCGAGTTTTATCAAGACATCGCCAAGCACTATGCTCAGCCCGAAGCATGGAAATGGCAGACTCAAGAACAGTATCGCAGCGACGGTCAATCACGAACGCAACAGGGCGAAGATGCGATGTGGACATTTGAGCCCAGCGCCGCTTTGTCCGTCTATCAACGTTGGATCGATGAAAACAAGATCGATGTGGTGTACGGCCAGCGACTCGATCGCGACGCGGGAGTGATGATGACTCGCAGTCGTCCGGCACGAATCATCGGGATTCGAATGGAGTCTGGCGAGACTTATCGAGGCAAGATGTTCATCGACGCGACGTACGAGGGCGATTTGCTGGCGACCGCTGGCGTGAGTTACACGGTGGGACGCGAAGCGAATTCACAGTACGGCGAGACGCTCAACGGTGTGCAAACCAGGATGGCACGACACCACCAACTCTTCAAAGGCATCGATCCGTACGTCGTCCCGGGCAACGCCGACAGCGGGCTGCTGCCCCACATCGACCCTGAAGGACCGGGGATCGAAGGCGGCGCGGATCATCGCGTTCAGGCGTATTGTTTTCGCATGTGCCTGACCGATCATCCGGAGAACCGAATCGAGTTTCATCAACCCGAGGGCTATCGACCGGAGTGGTACGAACTGATGTTGCGAAACTATGAAGCGGGTGAGAATTCGGCCCCCTGGATCAATTCACCGATGCCCAATCGCAAGACGGACACGAATAACCGGACGGGTTTCTCAACGGATTTCATTGGGCAAAACTACGACTATCCCGAAGCGAGCTATGAGCGACGTGAGCAAATCGTGGCGGAACATCGACTGTATCAGCAAGGATTGATGTGGACGCTGGCCAACCATCCGCGGGTTCCATTGTCGGTTCGCAAATCGGTTTCACGATGGGGAATGTGCAAAGACGAATTCACCGATGGCAACGGCTGGCAAAATCAGCTTTACATACGAGAAGCCCGGCGGATGGTCGGCGAGTATGTGATGACGCAAAAGAATTGCCAAGGCGTCGCGGTGCCCGACCCGGTTGGACTGGCCGCCTACACCATGGACTCACACAATCAGCAACGCTACGTCGATGCCGATGGCCATGTTCGCAATGAAGGAGACGTACAAGTCGGTGGATTTCCCCCGTATGGCATCAGTTATCGATCGATCTTGCCCCAAGCCGAGGAAGTGTCCAACTTGCTCGTACCCGTTTGTTTGTCGGCGACGCACATCGCGTTCGGCTCCATTCGCATGGAACCCGTTTTCATGGTCTTGGGCCAGTCGGCGGCAACGGCGGCGAAGCTGGCGATCGATGAGAACAAACGGCTGCACGACGTCCAGTACGACAAGCTTGCAGAGACGCTCAAAGAGAATGGACAGATTTTGGAGCATGTTGGTCCAAAGCCGGTGGCGGGTATCGATCCGAGCAAGTTACCGGGTGTCGTTGTCGACAATGACGGGGCGACCCTGAAAGGACCTTGGATGACTAGCAGTTCTTCTTCGCCGCGGGTGGGACATGACTATATGCACGATGGTGATGACCACAAAGGCGAGTGCGTCGCCACCTATGTTGCGAAGCTACCTGCGCCGGGTGACTATCGAGTGGTGCTGTTTTGGCCCCCGTATTCCAACCGGGCAACCAACGCTGCGGTGACCGTCATCGACGCGGATGGCCGACGCACGACGGTTCACGTCAATCAGCGGAACTTAGCATCCAAGGGACAACACGTGGTTGGCACGTACTCATTCTCTCAGTCAGCGACCGTTGAGATCACCAATGCCGATAGCGACGGTCACGTGATTGCCGATGCGGTTCAGTTTATTGCAGCCGACGATGTAGATGAGGTTTCGGACACCGCAGAACCAAAGTCTGGGACGCCGCGTTGA
- a CDS encoding Na+/H+ antiporter NhaC family protein, producing the protein MDFGFDSLMPPLVAICLAIATQRVVLPLALGVFCGAVMLAPHDSILLSPLLYFRYTMQDSIMSTSHLQALLFSLLLGAMVGVLEIGGGMRSLIGGLAKTIRSRRGAQTLVATSGLAVFFDDYANTLLVGGTMRSTADRYGMSRSKLAYLVDSTAAPVAGLSIISTWAATEISYMSDGLMAAGITDRAAGFELFIRSIPYRFYPLLALVMVFIIARTGRDFGPMRSAEQEAMDRHLDGGGSAENGSGDDEAVSSLPRYLWLAAIIPVLLCIAVVGVVLMITGYLSLGPQNAGLPTWKYLGLVFSNGDSYRALIAGGAIGWAATSLMHLGMGGCRPVDLFWGTYRGAKQMMPAMVILWFAWALSALTEPDRLNTSGYLAAVLSNGLDVRLLPAIVFVIAGLTAFSTGTSWGTMGILTPLSVSLAITMDPSGGPGGAICLATCGSVLAGAIFGDHCSPISDTTVLSSRASGCDHVRHVRTQMPYAIIVAAVCIAVGCVPAALGVSPWISLLAGSVVLVAIVRWVGKEPVLHEENESPG; encoded by the coding sequence ATGGACTTTGGGTTTGACAGTTTAATGCCGCCGTTGGTTGCGATTTGCTTGGCGATCGCGACACAGCGAGTGGTGCTGCCGCTGGCACTGGGAGTGTTTTGCGGCGCTGTCATGCTGGCCCCTCACGATTCGATTTTGTTGTCGCCGCTGTTGTACTTTCGCTACACGATGCAGGACTCGATCATGAGTACATCGCATCTGCAAGCGCTGTTGTTCAGTTTGCTGCTTGGCGCGATGGTCGGTGTGCTGGAGATCGGCGGTGGCATGCGTTCGTTGATCGGTGGATTGGCTAAAACGATCCGCTCCCGTCGCGGTGCTCAGACGTTAGTGGCCACTTCGGGATTGGCCGTTTTTTTTGACGACTATGCCAACACGTTGTTGGTGGGCGGCACGATGCGCTCGACAGCGGATCGCTACGGGATGTCCCGGAGCAAGCTGGCATATCTGGTTGATTCGACAGCCGCGCCCGTAGCCGGCCTGTCAATCATTAGCACTTGGGCGGCAACCGAAATCTCGTACATGAGTGACGGGCTGATGGCTGCGGGGATCACGGATCGAGCGGCGGGATTTGAGCTTTTCATTCGTTCTATTCCTTATCGCTTTTATCCACTGCTTGCGCTCGTGATGGTCTTTATCATCGCGCGAACCGGTCGAGATTTTGGCCCGATGCGATCGGCTGAACAAGAAGCGATGGACCGGCATCTCGATGGCGGTGGTTCTGCGGAAAACGGATCTGGTGACGATGAAGCAGTGAGTTCATTGCCACGCTACCTGTGGCTGGCCGCGATCATACCGGTGTTGCTTTGCATCGCGGTCGTCGGTGTGGTGTTGATGATCACGGGATATCTCTCACTTGGACCGCAGAACGCTGGACTTCCCACATGGAAGTATTTGGGTTTGGTGTTCAGCAACGGTGATTCGTACCGAGCGTTGATTGCGGGCGGGGCGATCGGTTGGGCGGCGACGTCGTTGATGCATCTGGGGATGGGCGGTTGCCGACCGGTGGATTTGTTTTGGGGAACGTATCGTGGCGCCAAGCAGATGATGCCGGCGATGGTCATCCTCTGGTTTGCCTGGGCCTTGTCTGCACTGACGGAGCCCGATCGATTGAACACGAGCGGTTATTTGGCTGCGGTACTTTCCAACGGATTGGACGTGAGATTGCTGCCGGCGATCGTATTTGTCATCGCAGGTTTGACCGCGTTTTCGACAGGCACGAGTTGGGGGACGATGGGAATCCTAACTCCATTGTCGGTATCCTTGGCAATCACGATGGATCCGAGCGGGGGCCCCGGAGGTGCGATTTGCTTGGCAACGTGCGGCAGCGTTTTAGCAGGAGCGATCTTTGGCGATCACTGTTCACCGATCAGCGACACCACGGTGCTGTCCAGTCGTGCAAGCGGTTGCGACCACGTGCGGCACGTGCGGACGCAGATGCCCTACGCGATCATCGTTGCGGCCGTTTGCATCGCGGTGGGGTGTGTGCCGGCGGCGTTGGGGGTTTCGCCTTGGATCAGTTTGCTGGCGGGGTCGGTGGTGCTGGTGGCGATTGTGCGATGGGTGGGCAAAGAACCGGTGCTTCACGAAGAGAATGAATCGCCGGGGTGA
- a CDS encoding DUF1570 domain-containing protein: MTSMMAVSPFVASSWAVETVTFRSGKDDLVNGKPEPTRTVVGEALVEAIDGGLLLQSDDGRIWTIQPDQIISRETDDRPLVPITADAMHERMLEELPAGFAVYRTANYLIVHNTSEAYARQVGTLFEQLHRGFFAFWNNQRWDLPEPRFPLVALVLSDRNEFLKHAGAEVGSTANLVIGYYHLSSNRMTTFNVPDLERNVATIIHEATHQLAYNCGVQQRFADNPKWVSEGLAMFFESPDFRSASMWRSIGRINQKNLARWREYLPRRPADSLATLICDDKRLSSEATAEAAYGESWALTYFLLKTRREEYVAYLKKLSEGKPLAELSGRERIKMFEESFETTLPKLDKAFVMYMQRVRG; encoded by the coding sequence ATGACCAGCATGATGGCGGTTTCGCCCTTTGTTGCTTCGTCCTGGGCGGTCGAGACCGTCACGTTTCGCTCCGGCAAGGACGACTTGGTCAACGGCAAGCCTGAGCCGACGCGGACGGTGGTCGGCGAAGCACTCGTGGAAGCGATTGATGGTGGATTGTTGTTGCAGTCCGATGATGGGCGAATTTGGACGATCCAGCCCGATCAGATCATTTCCAGAGAAACAGACGATCGACCGTTGGTGCCGATCACGGCAGATGCGATGCACGAGCGGATGCTGGAAGAGTTGCCAGCGGGGTTTGCCGTGTATCGAACCGCCAACTATTTGATCGTGCACAACACCTCCGAGGCCTACGCTCGCCAAGTCGGTACATTGTTTGAACAGTTGCACCGCGGCTTCTTTGCATTCTGGAACAATCAACGATGGGATTTGCCCGAACCACGGTTTCCGTTGGTCGCATTGGTGTTGTCCGATCGCAATGAGTTTCTCAAACACGCCGGGGCGGAAGTCGGCAGCACGGCCAATTTGGTCATCGGCTATTATCATCTGTCGAGTAACCGAATGACGACGTTCAACGTCCCTGACTTGGAGCGAAACGTTGCCACAATCATTCACGAAGCCACGCATCAACTGGCGTACAACTGCGGAGTACAGCAGCGGTTCGCGGACAATCCCAAGTGGGTCAGCGAAGGATTGGCGATGTTCTTTGAGTCGCCAGATTTCCGTAGTGCATCCATGTGGCGAAGCATCGGGCGTATCAATCAAAAGAATCTTGCGCGATGGCGAGAATACTTACCGCGGCGTCCTGCCGACTCGCTGGCAACGCTGATCTGTGATGACAAGCGTCTCAGCAGCGAAGCGACCGCCGAGGCAGCGTACGGTGAAAGCTGGGCGCTGACGTACTTTTTGCTCAAAACGCGGAGGGAAGAGTACGTCGCTTATCTTAAGAAACTGAGCGAAGGCAAGCCGCTGGCAGAACTGTCCGGTCGCGAGCGTATCAAGATGTTCGAAGAGTCGTTTGAGACCACGCTGCCAAAGCTAGACAAAGCGTTCGTGATGTACATGCAGCGAGTACGCGGCTGA